The proteins below are encoded in one region of Apostichopus japonicus isolate 1M-3 chromosome 4, ASM3797524v1, whole genome shotgun sequence:
- the LOC139966487 gene encoding NADPH oxidase 5-like isoform X1: MGDKTEEWLQMVTKKFKENSKGSKTITLEAFKENFENKESPYIPRIFELFDKDGSGTISFGEMIDGFQLMINGSPEDKLKFLFDVTDISGDGRLDQDELDMMLSSSLADSNISITDADYDKLLEEFTAEVDEDQDGTISYEEMLQQFKKYPDLLPNMSLNVPGLISQSKSKPSRKSAIVNMINNASKFISWCRNRNNRNSFVLLIIYSVINLSLFSEATYKWRITNGANWYLAIARGNGACLNFNCAIIVVFVLRKFLTYLRSSRLHRYIQIDENIDAHRYVGYIIAIQALCHTIAHIGNADIVAKGSDGKITIVEVLLTNPQLTKLGHPWVAGTAFQTGWVLDIMLLIMVVCSMDFIRRHGHFQVFYVTHLLYVGFWGFLLLHGPRFWKFFLIPSLLFLYEKIMNMSLIRHAMYGGKSYIQEANLLSSNVTHLKITRPPYFDYEPGDYVFVKIPELSANEWHPFTISSAPEEKGTFSLHIRSAGNWTNQLYDFIRDKIDETEEPSDQRQARSMHLSSKRRTSVRGRRSLHAQHGNPIRSRKTSTPQGFDASVENLEGLIQVSIEGPYGTPTRAIFNAEHAVLIGAGIGVTPFASILQSIMHRYRLSSQMCPKCNHTWMEDVPETLMTLNKVNFIWINRDQKNFEWFIGLLAQMELEQDEEEFEKFFEMQMYMTKQLHENDMRGIALQMILQTIRSKSKKDILTGLKTHLQVGRPKWDKVFEDISNDRKGCVEIFFCGAPALGDVLEHYCDKYDFVFHKESF, translated from the exons TCTCCTTACATTCCTCGGATCTTCGAATTGTTTGATAAAGATGGTAGTGGCACTATATCCTTCGGTGAAATGATTGACGGCTTCCAGCTGATGATCAATGGCAGCCCGGAAGACAAACTCAAGTTTCTGTTCGATGTGACCGATATCAGTG gagACGGGCGTCTAGATCAAGACGAGTTGGATATGATGTTATCCAGTAGTCTCGCCGACTCGAATATAAGCATTACGGATGCTGACTATGACAAACTGCTGGAAGAGTTTACGGCAGAAGTAGACGAGGATCAGGACGGTACCATTTCATATGAGGAAATGTTACAACAATTCAAAAAATATCCTGATCTTCTTCCAAATATGTCTCTCAA TGTTCCAGGTTTAATTTCCCAGTCCAAGAGCAAACCTAGCCGCAAATCTGCAATCGTTAACATGATTAACAACGCTAGTAAGTTTATTAGTTGGTGCAGGAACAGAAACAACAGGAACAGTTTTGTGTTACTAATCATTTACTCTGTCATCAACTTGTCGCTCTTCTCGGAAGCTACTTACAAATGGCGTATTACCAACGGAGCTAACTGGTACTTAGCTATAg CTCGAGGTAACGGAGCTTGTCTTAATTTCAACTGTGCCATCATTGTGGTCTTCGTACTCAGAAAGTTTTTGACTTATCTTCGATCATCAAGGTTGCACAGATATATCCAGATCGATGAAAACATCGACGCTCATCGTTATGTCGGCTACATTATCGCAATCCAAGCCTTGTGTCACACTATAGCCCACATAGGAAATGCTG ATATCGTGGCAAAGGGGAGCGATGGAAAAATTACCATCGTCGAAGTTTTGCTTACCAACCCGCAACTTACCAAGTTGGGTCATCCCTGGGTCGCTGGAACAGCCTTTCAAACTGGTTGGGTATTGGATATCATGTTGCTTATCATGGTCGTATGTTCCATGGACTTCATTAGACGGCATGGTCACTTTCAG GTATTCTACGTTACTCACCTTCTCTACGTCGGTTTCTGGGGCTTTCTGCTTCTCCATGGTCCTCGTTTCTGGAAGTTCTTCCTCATTCCTTCCCTTCTCTTTTTATATGAGAAGATTATGAATATGTCTCTCATCCGCCATGCTATGTACGGTGGTAAATCCTACATCCAAGAAGCCAATTTGCTTAGCTCTAAT GTTACTCACTTGAAGATCACTCGACCACCTTATTTTGACTACGAACCAGGAGATTATGTGTTTGTGAAAATTCCAGAATTATCAGCAAACGAATGGCACCCTTTCACTATTAGCAGTGCCCCGGAAGAGAAAG GAACATTTtctctgcacattcgatcggcTGGTAACTGGACTAACCAACTCTATGACTTTATTCGAGATAAGATCGATGAAACTGAAGAGCCAAGCGATCAACGACAAGCCCGATCCATGCACTTGTCAAGTAAGAGACGGACCTCTGTGAGAGGGAGACGATCTCTACATGCTCAACATGGAAACCCCATACGT TCGAGAAAAACTTCCACACCACAGGGATTCGATGCGAGTGTTGAAAATTTGGAAGGTTTGATCCAG GTTTCCATCGAGGGACCATATGGGACGCCAACCAGGGCAATATTTAATGCCGAACATGCAGTGCTGATCGGGGCTGGCATAGGGGTGACTCCCTTCGCTTCAATTCTGCAATCCATTATGCACCGCTACAGGTTATCGAGTCAAATGTGTCCAAAGTGTAACCACACTTGGATGGAAGATGTTCCGGAGACGCTCATGACATTGAACAAG GTCAATTTTATTTGGATTAATCGCGATCAAAAGAATTTTGAGTGGTTTATCGGGCTGTTGGCTCAGATGGAGTTAGAACAAGATGAGGAAgaatttgagaaatttttcgagATGCAGATGTACATGACGAAACAACTTCATGAGAATGACATGCGAGGGATTGCCCTGCAGATGATACTGCAAACCATACGGTCAAAGTCCAAGAAGGATATCCTAACCGGATTAAAAACTCATCTACAAGTTGGAAGACCAAAGTGGGATAAG GTCTTTGAAGACATAAGCAATGACAGAAAGGGATGCGTAGAAATATTCTTCTGTGGAGCACCAGCCCTCGGCGATGTCCTGGAGCATTACTGCGACAAGTACGACTTTGTATTCCACAAGGAAAGCTTTTAG
- the LOC139966487 gene encoding NADPH oxidase 5-like isoform X2 → MGDKTEEWQQMVTKKFKEGAKGSDKITLEAFKEIFDDKKSPYIPRIFELFDKDGSGTISFGEMIDGFQLMINGSPEDKLKFLFDVTDISGDGRLDQDELDMMLSSSLADSNISITDADYDKLLEEFTAEVDEDQDGTISYEEMLQQFKKYPDLLPNMSLNVPGLISQSKSKPSRKSAIVNMINNASKFISWCRNRNNRNSFVLLIIYSVINLSLFSEATYKWRITNGANWYLAIARGNGACLNFNCAIIVVFVLRKFLTYLRSSRLHRYIQIDENIDAHRYVGYIIAIQALCHTIAHIGNADIVAKGSDGKITIVEVLLTNPQLTKLGHPWVAGTAFQTGWVLDIMLLIMVVCSMDFIRRHGHFQVFYVTHLLYVGFWGFLLLHGPRFWKFFLIPSLLFLYEKIMNMSLIRHAMYGGKSYIQEANLLSSNVTHLKITRPPYFDYEPGDYVFVKIPELSANEWHPFTISSAPEEKGTFSLHIRSAGNWTNQLYDFIRDKIDETEEPSDQRQARSMHLSSKRRTSVRGRRSLHAQHGNPIRSRKTSTPQGFDASVENLEGLIQVSIEGPYGTPTRAIFNAEHAVLIGAGIGVTPFASILQSIMHRYRLSSQMCPKCNHTWMEDVPETLMTLNKVNFIWINRDQKNFEWFIGLLAQMELEQDEEEFEKFFEMQMYMTKQLHENDMRGIALQMILQTIRSKSKKDILTGLKTHLQVGRPKWDKVFEDISNDRKGCVEIFFCGAPALGDVLEHYCDKYDFVFHKESF, encoded by the exons TCTCCTTACATTCCTCGGATCTTCGAATTGTTTGATAAAGATGGTAGTGGCACTATATCCTTCGGTGAAATGATTGACGGCTTCCAGCTGATGATCAATGGCAGCCCGGAAGACAAACTCAAGTTTCTGTTCGATGTGACCGATATCAGTG gagACGGGCGTCTAGATCAAGACGAGTTGGATATGATGTTATCCAGTAGTCTCGCCGACTCGAATATAAGCATTACGGATGCTGACTATGACAAACTGCTGGAAGAGTTTACGGCAGAAGTAGACGAGGATCAGGACGGTACCATTTCATATGAGGAAATGTTACAACAATTCAAAAAATATCCTGATCTTCTTCCAAATATGTCTCTCAA TGTTCCAGGTTTAATTTCCCAGTCCAAGAGCAAACCTAGCCGCAAATCTGCAATCGTTAACATGATTAACAACGCTAGTAAGTTTATTAGTTGGTGCAGGAACAGAAACAACAGGAACAGTTTTGTGTTACTAATCATTTACTCTGTCATCAACTTGTCGCTCTTCTCGGAAGCTACTTACAAATGGCGTATTACCAACGGAGCTAACTGGTACTTAGCTATAg CTCGAGGTAACGGAGCTTGTCTTAATTTCAACTGTGCCATCATTGTGGTCTTCGTACTCAGAAAGTTTTTGACTTATCTTCGATCATCAAGGTTGCACAGATATATCCAGATCGATGAAAACATCGACGCTCATCGTTATGTCGGCTACATTATCGCAATCCAAGCCTTGTGTCACACTATAGCCCACATAGGAAATGCTG ATATCGTGGCAAAGGGGAGCGATGGAAAAATTACCATCGTCGAAGTTTTGCTTACCAACCCGCAACTTACCAAGTTGGGTCATCCCTGGGTCGCTGGAACAGCCTTTCAAACTGGTTGGGTATTGGATATCATGTTGCTTATCATGGTCGTATGTTCCATGGACTTCATTAGACGGCATGGTCACTTTCAG GTATTCTACGTTACTCACCTTCTCTACGTCGGTTTCTGGGGCTTTCTGCTTCTCCATGGTCCTCGTTTCTGGAAGTTCTTCCTCATTCCTTCCCTTCTCTTTTTATATGAGAAGATTATGAATATGTCTCTCATCCGCCATGCTATGTACGGTGGTAAATCCTACATCCAAGAAGCCAATTTGCTTAGCTCTAAT GTTACTCACTTGAAGATCACTCGACCACCTTATTTTGACTACGAACCAGGAGATTATGTGTTTGTGAAAATTCCAGAATTATCAGCAAACGAATGGCACCCTTTCACTATTAGCAGTGCCCCGGAAGAGAAAG GAACATTTtctctgcacattcgatcggcTGGTAACTGGACTAACCAACTCTATGACTTTATTCGAGATAAGATCGATGAAACTGAAGAGCCAAGCGATCAACGACAAGCCCGATCCATGCACTTGTCAAGTAAGAGACGGACCTCTGTGAGAGGGAGACGATCTCTACATGCTCAACATGGAAACCCCATACGT TCGAGAAAAACTTCCACACCACAGGGATTCGATGCGAGTGTTGAAAATTTGGAAGGTTTGATCCAG GTTTCCATCGAGGGACCATATGGGACGCCAACCAGGGCAATATTTAATGCCGAACATGCAGTGCTGATCGGGGCTGGCATAGGGGTGACTCCCTTCGCTTCAATTCTGCAATCCATTATGCACCGCTACAGGTTATCGAGTCAAATGTGTCCAAAGTGTAACCACACTTGGATGGAAGATGTTCCGGAGACGCTCATGACATTGAACAAG GTCAATTTTATTTGGATTAATCGCGATCAAAAGAATTTTGAGTGGTTTATCGGGCTGTTGGCTCAGATGGAGTTAGAACAAGATGAGGAAgaatttgagaaatttttcgagATGCAGATGTACATGACGAAACAACTTCATGAGAATGACATGCGAGGGATTGCCCTGCAGATGATACTGCAAACCATACGGTCAAAGTCCAAGAAGGATATCCTAACCGGATTAAAAACTCATCTACAAGTTGGAAGACCAAAGTGGGATAAG GTCTTTGAAGACATAAGCAATGACAGAAAGGGATGCGTAGAAATATTCTTCTGTGGAGCACCAGCCCTCGGCGATGTCCTGGAGCATTACTGCGACAAGTACGACTTTGTATTCCACAAGGAAAGCTTTTAG
- the LOC139966488 gene encoding tRNA (carboxymethyluridine(34)-5-O)-methyltransferase alkbh8-like yields MEENKSKSKQKKLAKKMNRKKGKSVKLLRKQGSIKIATFPTKNLLVANGGLGNSVSREEIVNLFRPFGLLESVTMEEQMPHCFVTFSDVEFATNAVKALNGHQLSTGSTAHQNVTLYVSYVDKVPDVKPKPSQCPEGLFLIPNFIDEELERELLGLVKWESSGDQGSLKHRKVKHFGYDFNYDTNNVDINRPLEEPMPTLLTDVIDRIMQTGHVTYRLDQVTVNQYLPGQGIPPHVDTHSAFEDSIVSLSLGSMVSMEFAHPDGTQHSKVLPPRSLLVMTGESRYLWNHGITPRKHDVVAEAGGEDGMTLATRGIRTSFTFRAVRGRPCQCAFPSKCDSQMDMPAQPKAEPSKPEVQKPNSEAEAMELEERQVHQVYNEIAPHFSYTRYKPWPHVSNFLNGLEDGSLVLDVGCGNGKYIGVNPRVFMIGCDRSEELISICGQRGHEVLVCDGLTVNMKSDLFDACISIAVIHHFSTEHRRLDAVKELVRLLRPGGEALIYVWAMEQTKQDKKSIYLMKKKSQAAENSSGDIIPSLEATNLDETSSNTKLGSDTNLGTGSEDKGKTENLEEKMQRMKVTSSEQEESIGEESLGHKEHEYSSEIKANCTGNSQSETQSRQTTDNSSKDVKTTLTVHVNKTEFKDQDLLVPWHLRDKNKTSSSVGAEKSIFYRFYHVFQEGELEDLIDKVDGVSVKKSYYDQGNWCVIIKKQDR; encoded by the exons ATGGAGGAAAACAAGTCAAAATCTAAGCAGAAAAAACTCGCAAAAAAGAtgaacagaaaaaaaggaaagagcGTAAAGCTTCTTAGGAAGCAGGGATCCATTAAAATAGCTACGTTTCCAACAAAG AATTTGCTTGTTGCCAATGGTGGTCTAGGAAACTCAGTCAGTAGAGAAGAAATCGTGAACCTGTTCCGGCCTTTCGGTTTGCTGGAATCAGTGACTATGGAGGAACAGATGCCACACTGCTTTGTGACGTTCAGTGATGTAGAATTTGCGACCAATGCTGTTAAAGCTCTAAACGGACACCAGCTGTCTACTGGAAGTACAGCTCATCAAAATGTAACGTTGTATGTGTCATATGTTGACAAAG TGCCAGATGTTAAACCAAAACCATCGCAATGTCCAGAGGGACTTTTCCTGATACCCAATTTCATTGATGAAGAACTTGAGAGGGAATTACTGGGATTGGTGAAATGGGAGTCATCAG GTGACCAAGGAAGTCTCAAACACCgtaaagttaaacattttggATATGACTTCAACTATGACACCAATAACGTGGACATCAATCGCCCCCTAGAGGAGCCCATGCCAACGCTACTTACAGACGTGATTGACAGAATTATGCAGACAGGGCATGTTACCTACAGACTGGATCAGGTGACTGTGAACCAGTACTTACCTGGTCAAG GAATCCCGCCACATGTAGATACCCACTCAGCTTTTGAAGATTCTATTGTTTCACTTAGCCTAGGTTCTATG GTATCGATGGAGTTTGCACATCCTGATGGCACACAACATTCCAAGGTTCTACCTCCAAGGAGCTTGTTGGTGATGACTGGAGAGAGTCGTTATCTATGGAATCATGG AATTACTCCAAGGAAACATGATGTGGTAGCAGAAGCAGGTGGAGAAGATGGCATGACTCTGGCTACTAGAGGCATCCGTACATCTTTCACATTCCGTGCAGTCCGAGGCAGACCTTGTCAGTGTG CATTTCCATCAAAGTGTGACAGCCAAATGGACATGCCTGCCCAGCCGAAAGCTGAACCATCCAAACCAGAGGTGCAGAAACCCAACTCAGAGGCAGAAGCGATGGAGTTAGAAGAGAGGCAAGTTCATCAGGTTTACAATGAGATTGCTCCTCACTTCAGTTACACTCGCTACAAACCCTGGCCTCATGTATCCAATTTCCTGAATGGACTGGAAGATGGATCTCTGGTGCTAGATGTCG gTTGTGGGAACGGCAAGTACATAGGTGTAAATCCTCGTGTGTTCATG ATCGGATGTGACCGTAGTGAGGAGCTTATTTCCATCTGTGGTCAGAGAGGTCATGAAGTCCTCGTCTGCGATGGCCTTACTGTTAATATGAAGTCAGACCTATTTGATGCATGTATATCAATAGCTGTGATCCATCACTTCTCAACAGAG CATCGCAGGTTGGACGCTGTCAAAGAATTGGTTCGGTTACTAAGACCTGGAGGTGAAGCTCTGATTTACGTTTGGGCCATGGAACAAACGAAACAAGACAAAAAGTCAATATACCTGATGAAGAAGAAAAGTCAAGCCGCTGAGAACAGTTCTGGCGATATTATCCCTAGTTTAGAAGCTACAAATCTAGATGAGACTTCTTCGAACACAAAGTTAGGCTCAGACACGAATCTCGGGACAGGCAGTGAAGATAAGGGAAAGACAGAGAATCTGGAGGAGAAGATGCAAAGGATGAAGGTCACCTCCTCAGAGCAGGAGGAATCTATAGGTGAAGAAAGCTTAGGCCATAaagaacatgaatattcatcagaaATTAAAGCAAACTGTACAGGAAATAGCCAAAGTGAGACACAATCAAGACAAACTACAGACAACTCTTCCAAGGACGTAAAGACGACTTTAACGGTCCATGTTAACAAGACGGAATTTAAAGACCAAGATCTTCTTGTTCCATGGCATCTCAGAGACAAGAACAAGACAAGTTCTTCTGTCGGGGCAGAAAAGAGCATCTTTTATAGATTCTACCACGTTTTTCAAGAAGGTGAACTGGAGGATTTGATCGATAAAGTGGATGGTGTGAGTGTGAAGAAGAGTTATTATGATCAAGGAAACTGGTGTGTCATTATCAAGAAACAAGATAGGTGA